The Haematobia irritans isolate KBUSLIRL chromosome 1, ASM5000362v1, whole genome shotgun sequence DNA segment GTGATACGCATAACATCCCCAAACAATTAAACCTTTTTCAGTTTCTCCGGTATTACGGGCTCCCCTTGTATTTTAGCTTGGAACACCAAACTTGATAGTAGAGCAGCAATTTCAGCTGGCTCAAGATTGTTAAACATGTTGCACAATATTAGCTCGGTAACCAGCAATTCATTTTGACCCATTTCACAGGCAACTTTCCCCTTTAAAGTAACTGtggcaaatttttaaattataagcAATATCCAAAAAAGCGATTGCCTTACCTTCATCCAAGTCATCTATGTACTTCAATTCTCTTAGTACTTCCAATTTATTACAATAATCAGGATACAAGGAcagattttttgtagaatttttaaatttcaattcctCTATACGATGTTCCAAAACTTTACGTTCATAAACAGTTTCAAATTCTTGTTCAAATCCGGCTCTATTTGTGTGTGGCAAAATCTCCTGTAATTGCTTGGACAAATGTTCCAAGTAACGAATTTGTGCCATTTCTGTGTCCGTATTTAAATTGATTTCCTTCGATAGGTTGAGGAATTTTATTGAGTCACtgttttgtatataattttcattGATTTGATGCAACTCAGATACGGCCTTCACTACAGTCGCTCCGGGAGGAGAATCTCGGAATCTTTCAATTTGCCTTTGTTCCCAATTGCGTATGATAACATCGGCATCTACTTTAAGAGATGTCTTTGTAATCTCCACAATATCACCTGGCTGCAAATCTAAAATGGTATGACCTCCAATGCCTTCGGGATGAAAGAATTTAAACTGTGGCGTTAACGCTAccattttataataattgtcTCCCCTATAAAAACCATCCTAAaaagatatatataaaataataaagcaatAATCCAAACAGTTGCAAGACATTTCGAGAATACTTTTTCATTGGCTTTGAATTGATGGTCCAATACTAGCACTCGATATAAAGTGTCTTTACCAGCTACAGATTTCATGGATAATAGGACTCCAAGTTTATTATAATGTTTGCCCTTATTTACCAATACCACACGACCCACTTTTAGttcttttacaatttttggttgagatagtaaaaatttctaaaattgtcAAAGAAACCAGATTAGGATCGAAATGTGCTTTCGTTTCGGTGGAAAAACTTCTTACCATCAATCTTTGCTTTTCTATTATATATTCCGCAGCCAAATCATAAAACTTACATAGTGGCTGTAGATGATCACCTAACTCAGGCATTTGAGAGAATTTACTTTGAGCCATTTCCAATTGCTTTTGTTGTGCTGGTAGCTGTAGCTTTTGATTGAACTCCTTAAAGGTGAATAGCATAATGTCTTCGACCTTAATACTCTCAATACGAAGACATGTTAATATTACGGCATATCGTAATATAAAATGGGATTCCAATTTTTCGGGTTTACCCAAAATCATAGAGCGCAAGTCTTGAGCCGGTGGTACATTCGCCTTACACATAAGAATTACACGACCATGTTCATCATGACCTCTACGACCGGCACGACCTGCCATTTGTATATATTCACCAGGTTTGAGATTCCTCAATTCCATACCATCATATTTACGATGACTGTCGAACACAACAGTTCTCGCTGGCATATTAACGCCCATAGCAAaagtttcggtagcaaaaagcaATTTTACCAGACCAGATTGAAAAAGCATTTCAACAATTTCCTTCAGTATGGGTAATATACCGCTGTGATGTACTCCAATACCACGAACTAGAGAATCCTTCATTTGCAAAACTTGGGGCAATTCACGATCTGGGGGTTTTAATTTCGACAAACACTGTTGGAAGAACATTTCCACCGACCCTCTTTCTCTTGCAGTGTTCAGGTCAAGGGAGCCTAGAGCCTAAATACAAATTCGATATTTGACTtgagaagaaatttttatcgtACATGCAGTCCAAGTTACCTGAGCATTCCTGTCACAACGATTTCGTGAAAATGTAAATGCCACTACAGGCATTAGGTCGTTACGTTTCAAAAAGTCTATCAAACCTATCCAAGTATTTTGATCTTGTTTATGTGTAGTCATTTGATTCCTGGGTCCTGTTGCTCCAGCTTGTTTGGATTTACTTTGCGCGGCATTTTTCTTCTCCACCGCCTTTTCATAATTCTGTTGCAAGAAACGGCCTTGGTCGTCGACCAGTACGAAGCAGTCATCTTTACTTTTACCACCCGAACCCGTATACAAATAATGTAGAAGTGGAACTGGTCTCTTCAAAGTACTAATCACATAAACTTTACGCT contains these protein-coding regions:
- the tst gene encoding superkiller complex helicase subunit twister, with product MTTQFEENNNKLRNYILSPELSIHDPLPDIIPRKYNEEKLIHLPRGPASTKLVPKRDYLTGKILAFVEVDIEDVGATAINSTSMRREPGQLDEAARGNAMNFPFWPGGFDEPPKEIKRLELDDFEIEGDLLTTPPGFRAGYDFSKHDDFKGDTMKSFKQKIEENVNLLLNLEDDLDVKEWMKITQEESRDGDNEGKTHSPLHEFKDVDDHIMATELKPVLEISSAKDTKLQTEWAEMLDVTQPITDFKEKVPCPAMDYPFELDTFQKQAIIKLEERQYVFVAAHTSAGKTVVAEYAIALSQRDLTRTIYTSPIKALSNQKYRDFKKTFKDVGLITGDLQIEPTATCLIMTTEILRSMLYCGSDITRDLEYVIFDEVHYINNPERGHVWEEVIILLPDHVNIIMLSATVPNTMELADWVGSTKKRKVYVISTLKRPVPLLHYLYTGSGGKSKDDCFVLVDDQGRFLQQNYEKAVEKKNAAQSKSKQAGATGPRNQMTTHKQDQNTWIGLIDFLKRNDLMPVVAFTFSRNRCDRNAQALGSLDLNTARERGSVEMFFQQCLSKLKPPDRELPQVLQMKDSLVRGIGVHHSGILPILKEIVEMLFQSGLVKLLFATETFAMGVNMPARTVVFDSHRKYDGMELRNLKPGEYIQMAGRAGRRGHDEHGRVILMCKANVPPAQDLRSMILGKPEKLESHFILRYAVILTCLRIESIKVEDIMLFTFKEFNQKLQLPAQQKQLEMAQSKFSQMPELGDHLQPLCKFYDLAAEYIIEKQRLMKFLLSQPKIVKELKVGRVVLVNKGKHYNKLGVLLSMKSVAGKDTLYRVLVLDHQFKANEKDGFYRGDNYYKMVALTPQFKFFHPEGIGGHTILDLQPGDIVEITKTSLKVDADVIIRNWEQRQIERFRDSPPGATVVKAVSELHQINENYIQNSDSIKFLNLSKEINLNTDTEMAQIRYLEHLSKQLQEILPHTNRAGFEQEFETVYERKVLEHRIEELKFKNSTKNLSLYPDYCNKLEVLRELKYIDDLDEVTLKGKVACEMGQNELLVTELILCNMFNNLEPAEIAALLSSLVFQAKIQGEPVIPEKLKKYVKEFEEINDNILAVELRHHAIAPSEERLNFGLIEVVYEWANNKPFAEIMKLTEVQEGIIVRCIQQLDETIRDVKTAAIRIGNPALQSKMEEASNAIKRDIVFTASLYTTF